ACGTGCAACTGCATGACAGCGACGGGCCGGCGCCGCGGGTCAGTTATACCAAGGACGGCGTGCGCTGCGAGATCGCCTGCGACTACATCGCCGGCTGCGACGGCTTCCATGGCGTGTCGCGCCGCTCGGTGGATCCTGGCCGCATTACCTGCTATGAACGCGTCTACCCGTTTGGCTGGCTGGGCGTGCTATCGCGCACGCCGCCGGTCGATCATGAGCTGATCTACGCCAACCACGAACGCGGCTTCGCGCTGTGCAGCATGCGCAACGAGATGCTGAGCCGGTACTACGTCCAGTGTCCGCTCGACGACAAGGTCGAGCAGTGGTCGGACGGGCGTTTCTGGGACGAGCTGCGGGCCCGCCTGCCGGAGGAGATCGGCGCGCGCATGGTCACCGGTCCGTCGATCGAGAAGAGCATCGCGCCGCTGCGCAGCTTCGTGGCCGAGCCGATGCGCTTCGGACGCCTGTTCCTGGTCGGCGACGCTGCCCACATCGTGCCCCCGACCGGCGCCAAGGGCCTGAACCTGGCCGCCAGCGACGTCCACACGCTATACAAGGTGCTGTGCGAACGCTACCGCACGGGCGATGTGGATGTACTGGACCGGTATTCCGAACTGAGCCTGCGCCGCATCTGGAAGGCCGAGCGCTTCTCGTGGTGGATGACGAGCCTGCTGCATAAGCTGGACGACGATGTGTTCGCACACCGCATCCGACTGGCCGAACTCGATTACCTGGCCGGTTCGCAGGCCGGGCGGACGACGATCGCCGAGAACTACGTGGGGCTGCCTTACGAGTGGCGCGACTAATCGTGCATCATCCCGCCGGGTTGTGTTCGCAGATATAGTTGCACACATCCTGGCGCCGGTCATCGCGCTCGTCGACCAGGTCCTGCTCTTGTTCGGCCAGCTGTTCCAGCTTGCGCGGATCGGTTTCATCCTTCTTCTTGTCGCGTACCTCGGCCAGCTTGCGCTCGATTCGCTCCATCCCCTTGAACCCTTCCTGCGCATTGCAGGCCTTCAGGCATTCGCTCTTGGGCCGCTCGCCGGTCTGGGCCGAGGCGGTTGTGGTGAACGCGCACGCGAGTGCGCACAGGAGGAGTATCTGTTTCATGGTTTTCCTTTCCGGTTCATA
This portion of the Telluria beijingensis genome encodes:
- the pobA gene encoding 4-hydroxybenzoate 3-monooxygenase yields the protein MKTQVAIIGAGPSGLLLGQLLHKHGIDNIILEARTPEYVLGRIRAGVLEQGMVDLLHEAGAGERMAREGHVHEGFMLSFGGRAERIDLKGLTGGKTVTVYGQTEVTRDLMDARAASGAQTVYEALDVQLHDSDGPAPRVSYTKDGVRCEIACDYIAGCDGFHGVSRRSVDPGRITCYERVYPFGWLGVLSRTPPVDHELIYANHERGFALCSMRNEMLSRYYVQCPLDDKVEQWSDGRFWDELRARLPEEIGARMVTGPSIEKSIAPLRSFVAEPMRFGRLFLVGDAAHIVPPTGAKGLNLAASDVHTLYKVLCERYRTGDVDVLDRYSELSLRRIWKAERFSWWMTSLLHKLDDDVFAHRIRLAELDYLAGSQAGRTTIAENYVGLPYEWRD